Proteins from a genomic interval of Lycium ferocissimum isolate CSIRO_LF1 chromosome 2, AGI_CSIRO_Lferr_CH_V1, whole genome shotgun sequence:
- the LOC132038433 gene encoding uncharacterized protein LOC132038433 encodes MCSSKAKLQSSPQTLSQINDRPVLQPHSNIVPLFERRNSLKKTTNAPPPPVTPNGVKNHNIVGTKVKTSSLTTPPVSPKIKSPRQPAIKRGNTIDPNGLSSSAEKVVTPKGTPNKIPTLLKKPKKSNGGIASPNSAEISSLKYSSSLIVEAPGSIAAARREQVANAQVQRKMKIAHYGRTKSAKYEGKVSSLDPSFASVASPSPREEKRCSFITPNSDPLYIAYHDEEWGVPVHDDNLLFELLVLTGAQVGSDWTSVLKKRQEFRDAFSGFDPEIVSKYNEKKITSTSVEYGIELSQIRGAVDNSNRILEIKKTFGSFDKYLWGFVNKKPIATQYKACNKIPVKTSKSETISKDMVKRGFRYVGPTVIHSFMQAAGLTNDHLIACPRHLQCVALATRPAPLAL; translated from the exons ATGTGTTCTTCCAAAGCTAAACTGCAAAGCAGCCCACAAACCCTCTCCCAGATCAATGACCGTCCTGTTCTTCAACCACATAGCAACATAGTTCCTCTTTTTGAACGTCGCAACTCGCTTAAAAAGACAACTAATGCTCCTCCTCCTCCTGTTACTCCAAATGGTGTTAAGAACCACAACATTGTTGGTACTAAAGTCAAGACAAGTTCTTTAACAACTCCACCGGTCTCTCCTAAAATAAAGTCGCCAAGGCAACCAGCTATCAAGAGAGGGAATACTATTGATCCTAATGGCTTGAGTTCGAGCGCTGAGAAAGTTGTTACTCCTAAAGGGACTCCTAACAAAATCCCAACTTTGTTAAAGAAACCTAAGAAAAGCAATGGGGGCATAGCATCACCAAATTCGGCAGAAATTTCTTCATTGAAATATTCTTCCTCGTTGATAGTCGAGGCTCCGGGAAGCATAGCAGCAGCAAGAAGGGAACAAGTTGCAAACGCGCAAGTGcaaaggaaaatgaaaattgCACATTATGGAAGAACAAAATCTGCTAAGTATGAAGGAAAAGTATCTTCTCTGGACCCTTCCTTCGCCTCGGTTGCTAGCCCCAGTCCCCGAGAAGAAAAAAGATGCAGCTTTATCACGCCTAACTCTG ACCCACTCTATATTGCATACCATGATGAAGAATGGGGAGTTCCTGTCCATGATGATAA TCTGCTCTTTGAGTTGCTGGTGTTAACTGGTGCACAAGTTGGATCGGACTGGACTTCAGTTTTAAAGAAAAGGCAAGAATTCAG GGATGCCTTTTCAGGATTTGATCCAGAAATTGTTTCCAAGTACAATGAAAAGAAGATAACTTCAACAAGTGTAGAATATGGTATAGAGCTTAGCCAAATCCGAGGAGCTGTCGACAACTCTAACAGAATTTTAGAG ATAAAGAAGACATTTGGGTCGTTCGACAAATATCTGTGGGGATTTGTGAACAAAAAGCCCATTGCAACACAATACAAGGCATGCAACAAAATTCCAGTGAAGACCTCAAAATCAGAAACCATAAGCAAAGACATGGTAAAAAGAGGCTTCCGCTACGTGGGCCCCACCGTTATACACTCCTTCATGCAGGCAGCCGGCCTCACCAACGACCACCTTATAGCCTGCCCACGACATCTCCAATGCGTGGCATTGGCGACTCGACCTGCACCCCTGGCTCTATAA